The following coding sequences are from one Paenibacillus tundrae window:
- a CDS encoding YicC/YloC family endoribonuclease, translating to MSFSMTGYGQSAFHFGGYKVQLEVKSVNHRYCEVMMRLPKEWTCYEDGLRKIVQGRLKRGRIDVYVMKEKDEDQALPAVLNEQAVRAYLQAAEQLETRYGMQGKPTIMDILSLPDVMVHSEGVNLLTEEQKDEWERVLQEGLEEALSGLEQMRAREGLHLASDLERRISRLESLHTEMLTLAPTVVSDYRNKLRQRLTEMQEEGSFPFDEHKLGMEIAVFADRSNIEEELTRLLSHFGQSRELLKSDEPVGRKLDFLIQEMNREVNTIGSKANHLALVNRVVEMKAELEKIREQAANIE from the coding sequence ATGTCATTCAGTATGACCGGATACGGTCAATCCGCTTTTCATTTTGGAGGCTATAAGGTACAGTTGGAAGTCAAATCGGTCAATCATCGTTATTGTGAAGTGATGATGCGTCTACCGAAAGAGTGGACATGTTATGAAGACGGATTGAGGAAAATCGTACAGGGCCGTTTGAAACGCGGGCGGATTGATGTTTATGTAATGAAAGAAAAAGATGAAGACCAGGCTCTTCCTGCCGTGCTCAATGAGCAGGCGGTTAGAGCCTATCTGCAGGCTGCAGAGCAGTTGGAGACCCGGTATGGGATGCAGGGCAAGCCGACCATTATGGACATACTTTCGTTGCCAGATGTCATGGTTCATTCAGAAGGGGTTAATCTCCTGACGGAAGAACAGAAGGACGAATGGGAACGTGTTCTGCAGGAGGGACTTGAAGAAGCTCTGTCCGGTCTGGAACAGATGCGCGCTCGCGAGGGTCTTCATCTGGCCAGTGACCTGGAACGTCGAATAAGTCGTCTGGAGTCACTGCATACCGAGATGCTTACTCTTGCACCTACTGTGGTAAGTGATTACCGCAACAAGCTAAGACAAAGGCTTACGGAAATGCAGGAAGAAGGCTCTTTCCCTTTTGATGAGCATAAATTGGGTATGGAAATTGCTGTGTTTGCCGATCGTTCTAACATAGAAGAAGAGCTTACGCGTTTACTCAGTCACTTTGGACAGAGCAGGGAACTGCTGAAGAGTGATGAACCTGTGGGACGCAAGCTGGACTTTCTTATTCAAGAGATGAATCGTGAAGTTAACACGATTGGATCAAAAGCCAACCATTTGGCTCTAGTGAACCGTGTTGTCGAGATGAAGGCGGAACTGGAGAAAATTCGTGAGCAAGCAGCGAATATCGAATGA
- the remA gene encoding extracellular matrix/biofilm regulator RemA: MAIKLINIGFGNIVSANRIISIVSPESAPIKRIIQEARDRHMLIDATYGRRTRAVIITDSDHVILSAVQPETVAHRLSSKDDDNDE, encoded by the coding sequence ATGGCAATCAAACTCATTAACATTGGATTCGGTAACATCGTATCGGCGAACCGGATTATATCCATCGTAAGCCCGGAATCGGCGCCGATCAAGAGGATTATACAAGAGGCAAGAGACCGTCATATGCTGATTGATGCAACGTATGGAAGACGTACTCGTGCCGTAATTATTACGGATAGTGATCATGTCATTCTGTCTGCGGTACAGCCAGAAACGGTTGCCCATCGTCTTTCTTCGAAAGATGATGATAACGACGAATAA
- the gmk gene encoding guanylate kinase, giving the protein MSKGLLIVLSGPSGVGKGTVCSALRKRVPNLTYSVSATTRQPRLGEEHGVNYFFHSHDEFLSMIAEDQLLEHAEYVGNYYGTPRDFVEKTINEGRDIILEIEVQGALKVKEKFPEGIFVFLLPPSLDELKDRIQGRGTESQATIDHRMSVAVDEISLLEQYDYAVVNDEIDLACKRIESIIIAEHCKINK; this is encoded by the coding sequence ATGTCTAAGGGATTACTGATAGTGTTGTCCGGCCCATCTGGGGTCGGGAAGGGTACAGTATGCAGCGCGCTGCGCAAACGGGTGCCGAATTTGACTTATTCCGTATCGGCAACAACCCGCCAGCCTCGTCTGGGTGAAGAGCATGGAGTTAACTACTTCTTCCATTCGCATGATGAGTTTCTAAGTATGATTGCTGAAGATCAACTGCTGGAACATGCAGAATATGTTGGCAACTATTATGGAACTCCACGTGATTTTGTGGAGAAAACAATTAACGAAGGCCGGGACATCATTCTTGAGATTGAAGTCCAAGGTGCGTTAAAAGTAAAAGAAAAGTTCCCGGAAGGGATCTTTGTGTTTCTACTTCCTCCTTCTTTGGACGAGCTTAAAGATCGCATTCAAGGCCGCGGCACGGAAAGTCAGGCAACAATTGACCACCGGATGTCCGTTGCTGTAGATGAGATCAGCTTATTGGAGCAGTATGATTACGCAGTTGTTAATGATGAAATTGATTTGGCGTGTAAACGAATAGAAAGCATCATTATCGCCGAACATTGTAAGATCAATAAATAA